CGACTCGCTCGATTTGCCGTTCAGTCGTCCCAGGAGGTCAGAGAAGACGTCCATGCCCGTGACCCTGTCGTCCCTTGCTTGTTTAAAGCCAAGGCCAAGCATGTCGTCCTTGAGGGCGACGCGGATGAACGAGGCATTGGCGGCGGTATGATGCACGGCATGGGCAGCGTCCTTCGCGCCGAGGTACTGGCCAGGCTCCCAACCCTGGGATCGCAGGATCTTCTGGCCAAAAGAGTCGGTGTCCCGAGTCCATTTCGTGTTGTTGGGATCCTTGCCGATCTTGCGGCGACTACAGAACTGTCAGTGTCTCACGAAGCATGACTTGGTTGGCCTGGGGGATGTGAGTCTTACGTCTTCGCCTGTGCCAGACCCATCGTTGCGGTTTGGTGAGTGCAAACCCGTTGTCCGTTGAGCAGGAAGATTGGAGTTTTCGAGATGCGATAAGGGATGCAGCTTTAGTGCCATTATCGCCCGCAGAAAAAATTTGGTGGGGGTGCTGTCGGGAAATGTGCCGCATCCCTGCAATCTTCTATCTTCATCCGAGGAAATCCCGCTGACCGATGTTCGTCGTGCAGACTAGCATCACCAGCTTTGTTTTGCCCCGATCTGCGCCGGAACGAAGGAAAATGATTTTTTCATTGATTGGCTTTTGACAAGTTTTACTTACGCCAAGCCCGGAATTGTGAAGCCTGTTTATTATCTCATCATCTCTGCCATGGGCGTGAAAAGGGGAAAGGCTAAAGGTCGACCGAACCGTGAATGCAGTCAGGGAGGCTCTTGCCGAACAAGTCATGGCATCGCGAACACCAGGCGACTAGCCTTTTCCGCACCAAGCATGCCATTAAGTGTCAGTAACACTTTGAGAATCAGGTCAGGATAAGGGACATTTAAGTTGCAAAGAGAGTCATAACCTCAAATAGGCTCAGACCGACTTGGCACATGCACTTGAGCTACAATCCTGTGAGTCCGACATTAAAAGCATGACCGAGGCCTGCAACGCATAGGTAGCCGGAAGTAGTGGTGTCATAATAGAGTCGTGATTTTTTTTCTGTTCCCCAACGCCGTATTCTATGCTCGGTTCGTACTATACACACAAGGCTATCGTCGCATGGTTCTCTTCTAAGATTATTCTGTTCACCATTTACACCGTGAAGCCGAACCCCTTCATGCAGGCCCGGTACTGGTCGATCGTGGACAGGCAGTCCTTGGAcgggtcggcggcgttggaaAAGAGCATGCACTCGTCGcgcttggccttctcctccttgcaTACACAGCAGGGCTATGTACGAGAACGGTTCGTCAGTGTCGCGTTCGTTCTATAGGGGGTTTTCAGGGCGTAAGGTTTGGAATGGGGGTCTCGCGCACCTTGGGCTTGGAGGCTTGCTGGTCGACAGCGGCGGGCGCAGCTGCCggggtggcggtggaggctGCAGACAGGAAATATCAGCTGTTGAACGACGAGGAGTGTGTTCTCAAGGTTTCTTACGGATAGCGGCAGCTTGGGAGGTCATTTTGGACGTGAAAGGTATGTCGAGAAGTGAGGTACGTGGTTTGCGATCGAGAGGAAAGGCGGAAATACGGCTGTTATTCCTCGTTCACATGGGGCcacttttttttcttctcgcTGACCTCACTGAAGCTGTCGCATTTGTCAGTCGCTCCAATCTCGGGCGCAATCGGCACTTGACCAATCACGCCTTCAATGAATCACGTGCGCCAGCGCCTGTCACACGCATCTTGTAAACCTGGATGGCGGacaacttttttttctttttttttaaacTTATCGGGACTAAATTGGCCAAACAAAG
The DNA window shown above is from Colletotrichum destructivum chromosome 2, complete sequence and carries:
- a CDS encoding Putative cytochrome c oxidase copper chaperone, cysteine alpha-hairpin motif superfamily, with translation MTSQAAAIPSTATPAAAPAAVDQQASKPKPCCVCKEEKAKRDECMLFSNAADPSKDCLSTIDQYRACMKGFGFTV